The following is a genomic window from Vibrio cyclitrophicus.
AACTGTTTAAGAGTCTGCTTGTCGTTAAGTCGTTCTGCCATGCAAGAAAGGGTTTTTAGATGCTCCTTACATTGTTCACTTGGAACAAGCAGAGCAAATAGTAGATCGACAGGACGGTTATCAATCGCATCAAATTCGATGGGATCTTGGCATTGCAGTAATACAGCAATTGCTTTGTCACTGACGTTCATACGAGCATGGGGAATAGCAATGCCATTACCAATACCTGTACTGCCCATTTTCTCGCGGCTCAACATGCACTCAAACAGTTCTGTTGAATCTTGACCGCAGCTTTCTGCTGCGATCTGACTGATGAGCTCAAGGGCTCTTTTCTTGCTTGTGCATTGGACTGCACTTTTGGTGCAGTCCAATGAAAGTACTTCGCTTAATTGCATGTTAGTGACTACTTAGCTTTTCTTTGTGCTTGTTGAGTTGACGGACGAGTTTATCAACCAATGAATCAATCGCAGCATACATACTTTCATCTGTTGCTGTTGCATGAATCTCTCCTTGGTTTACATGAAGGGTCGCTTCTGCAATTTGATTGATTTTCTCAACTTTTAAAACAACCTGAATGCTATTGATGTGATCAAAAAAGCGTTCAAGTTTTTCGAATTTGGTGTGAACATAGTCTTGCATTGAATCGGTAAGATCAACGTGATGGCCTTGAATATTGATTTGCATAGACTTTCCTTTTCAGTT
Proteins encoded in this region:
- the hpf gene encoding ribosome hibernation promoting factor, whose translation is MQINIQGHHVDLTDSMQDYVHTKFEKLERFFDHINSIQVVLKVEKINQIAEATLHVNQGEIHATATDESMYAAIDSLVDKLVRQLNKHKEKLSSH
- the ptsN gene encoding PTS IIA-like nitrogen regulatory protein PtsN, which codes for MQLSEVLSLDCTKSAVQCTSKKRALELISQIAAESCGQDSTELFECMLSREKMGSTGIGNGIAIPHARMNVSDKAIAVLLQCQDPIEFDAIDNRPVDLLFALLVPSEQCKEHLKTLSCMAERLNDKQTLKQLRNAQSDQELYDIMIQVPTCEQ